A stretch of Podospora bellae-mahoneyi strain CBS 112042 chromosome 5, whole genome shotgun sequence DNA encodes these proteins:
- a CDS encoding hypothetical protein (EggNog:ENOG503PE5J), whose product MLRFFLLYFSSSFTFTWTEQLSNHIFNSRHSSPVIAKMKLSLLALASAASAAVITTRDVVFEARNFTASCVPHSAMCFYSLNAFMPGTMDTLGYDCTASGVGGPGILPEIQGGTCPPSSRTFDVVRNETGMTVIVSVQVSPLSYTRGAHFIPNEQIQVIKGVTPTGDYTAYVGPKDFPLERIW is encoded by the exons ATGCTGCGGTTCTTCCTGCTTTATTTCTCTAGTAGTTTCACTTTCACTTGGACTGAACAGCTTTCAAACCACATATTCAATTCACGGCACTCCAGCCCGGTAATTGCCAAAATGAAGCTCTCACTTCTTGCACTGGCCAGTGCTGCCTCCGCGGCCGTCATCACCACGCGCGATGTTGTTTTCGAAGCCCGCAACTTCACCGCCAGCTGCGTCCCTCACAGCGCCATGTGCTT CTACTCCCTAAATGCCTTCATGCCTGGAACCATGGACACCCTAGGCTATGATTGCACCGCCTCCGGTGTGGGCGGACCGGGAATCCTCCCCGAGATACAAGGCGGCACCTGCCCTCCCTCATCGCGTACTTTCGACGTCGTCCGAAACGAGACCGGCATGACCGTCATCGTCAGCGTTCAAGTATCTCCTCTTAGCTACACCAGGGGCGCGCATTTCATTCCCAACGAGCAGATCCAGGTCATCAAGGGCGTTACTCCGACTGGGGATTACACGGCCTATGTTGGACCCAAGGACTTTCCGCTGGAGAGGATATGGTAG
- a CDS encoding hypothetical protein (EggNog:ENOG503PUHE), translated as MRATTTILLIAGCASTAFGAATKMFSDENCGTEVDKKVFNGFSTGDAPIPSDIKSIRTDSFSDVWFAYQDSEGPNCKGDLITRVKNDECIKTADLGIGCTRLCSGGLGGGDCATTQA; from the exons ATGCGTGCCActaccaccatcctcctcattgCCGGCTGCGCCAGCACTGCTTTCGGCGCTGCCACCAAGATGTTCAGCGATGAGAACTG CGGTACCGAAGTCGACAAGAAGGTCTTCAACGGCTTCTCCACCGGTGatgcccccatcccctccgaCATCAAGTCCATCAGGACCGACTCCTTCTCCGATGTCTGGTTCGCCTACCAGGACAGCGAGGGTCCCAACTGCAAGGGCGATCTCATCACCCGCGTCAAGAACGACGAGTGCATCAAGACCGCTGATCTCGGCATCGGCTGCACCCGTCTCTGcagtggtgggttgggaggtggtgattgcGCTACCACGCAGGCTTaa